One window of Cohnella hashimotonis genomic DNA carries:
- the glyQ gene encoding glycine--tRNA ligase subunit alpha has translation MNFQQMTLTLQQFWAEQDCIVVQPYDTEKGAGTMNPMTFLRTIGPEPWNVAYVEPSRRPADGRYGENPNRLYQHHQFQVIMKPSPDNIQELYLESLRRLGIDPLQHDIRFVEDNWESPTLGAWGLGWEVWLDGMEITQFTYFQQVGGIDCHPVAVEITYGMERLASYIQDKENVFDLEWVNGVSYGDVFKHPEYEHSKYTFEVSDVAMLFNLFSTYEAEAKRAMDENLVFPAYDYVLKCSHTFNLLDARGAISVTERTGYIARVRNLARSVAATFLQERERLGFPLLKKEANDNA, from the coding sequence TTGAATTTTCAGCAGATGACATTGACGCTGCAGCAATTTTGGGCGGAGCAGGACTGCATCGTCGTCCAGCCGTACGACACCGAAAAGGGCGCGGGCACGATGAACCCGATGACGTTCCTGCGCACGATCGGCCCGGAGCCGTGGAACGTCGCGTATGTGGAGCCTTCCCGCCGTCCGGCGGACGGACGCTATGGCGAAAATCCGAACCGGCTGTACCAGCATCACCAATTTCAGGTCATCATGAAGCCTTCGCCGGACAACATCCAGGAGCTGTACCTCGAGAGCCTGAGACGGCTCGGCATCGACCCGCTGCAGCACGACATCCGATTCGTCGAGGACAACTGGGAATCGCCGACGCTCGGCGCCTGGGGCCTGGGCTGGGAGGTGTGGCTGGACGGCATGGAGATTACGCAGTTCACGTACTTCCAGCAGGTCGGCGGCATCGACTGCCACCCGGTTGCCGTCGAGATCACGTATGGCATGGAGCGTCTTGCGTCCTACATCCAGGACAAAGAGAACGTATTTGACCTGGAGTGGGTGAACGGCGTTTCCTACGGCGACGTGTTCAAGCATCCCGAATACGAGCATTCCAAGTATACGTTCGAGGTTTCGGACGTCGCGATGCTGTTCAATCTGTTCTCGACCTACGAGGCCGAGGCGAAGCGCGCGATGGACGAGAATCTCGTATTTCCGGCTTACGACTACGTGCTCAAATGCTCCCATACGTTCAACCTGCTCGACGCCCGCGGGGCGATCAGCGTCACCGAGCGTACGGGCTATATCGCAAGAGTGCGCAATCTGGCGCGCTCGGTCGCCGCGACGTTCCTGCAGGAGCGCGAGCGGCTCGGATTCCCGCTGCTGAAGAAGGAGGCGAACGACAATGCCTAA
- a CDS encoding DUF6081 family protein, translated as MEKQLVFGDFHRILSEGETWKIGGFPLPDGTFWEYREPDAVVIVRNGILYVRAPLSRSHDRIQILDNAKHMYYSVDEVVVPENGEVSFELDIRARSTGTAPGDLYDGYVSLNLLDFTTGAALDFFAGNDKYASVYAVLPFPGVEVPKSDKTRFFCVFQEDTNFKAREFNTYKIVYNRAENEVVFYLNGTEVRRERDVPVKMNRFTIALGIMTEKDLSPEGSVSVHGQTVIAEYSPVKVTIRE; from the coding sequence ATGGAAAAGCAGCTGGTATTCGGTGATTTTCACCGCATTCTCTCCGAAGGCGAGACATGGAAAATCGGCGGGTTCCCGCTACCTGACGGCACGTTCTGGGAGTACCGGGAGCCCGACGCGGTCGTCATCGTCCGCAACGGCATTCTTTATGTGCGAGCGCCCCTCAGCCGCAGCCACGACCGCATTCAGATTTTGGACAATGCGAAGCATATGTATTATTCGGTAGACGAGGTCGTCGTGCCGGAAAACGGCGAGGTCAGCTTCGAGCTCGACATCCGCGCGCGCAGCACCGGCACGGCGCCTGGCGATCTGTACGACGGCTACGTGTCGCTCAATCTGCTCGATTTCACGACGGGCGCGGCACTCGACTTTTTCGCCGGCAACGACAAGTACGCCTCCGTCTACGCGGTGCTGCCGTTCCCGGGCGTCGAGGTGCCGAAGTCGGACAAGACCCGGTTTTTCTGCGTGTTCCAGGAGGATACGAATTTTAAGGCGCGCGAATTTAATACGTACAAGATCGTGTACAATCGCGCGGAGAACGAGGTCGTCTTTTACCTCAACGGAACCGAGGTGCGGCGCGAGCGGGACGTGCCGGTTAAAATGAACCGCTTTACGATCGCGCTCGGAATCATGACCGAGAAGGATCTGTCGCCGGAGGGCAGCGTGTCGGTGCACGGCCAGACCGTCATTGCGGAGTATTCGCCGGTGAAAGTCACGATCCGGGAGTAG
- a CDS encoding prenyltransferase, which yields MDVFKRFMKASRMRVIPVMLMPVALGALGAYVWDGEFDIWLLLLTLIGSGAAHLFSNMINDLWDYKNGTDEAAKNTADAIGTNSGYLTNGVWSMRTFAAVTWGLFAIAAASGVALAFLSGIWAFVFGALGGLIAYFYVAPPIRFGYRGKGYSEIAILLAFGVLPVLGSYYVQTSTFDYRAILLSLPIGLLTTLILFNHHFLHWQADRAAGKRTLVVVWGERRALQFSRLLLGLAALSLIAAAFAGALPVYALVGLITAIPLYLTYGRLQDQNSSRAYLPLMGASVRAANRCGSVLIVCLIVQGLIQ from the coding sequence ATGGACGTATTCAAACGGTTCATGAAGGCTTCGCGCATGCGCGTCATACCGGTCATGCTCATGCCCGTCGCGCTCGGGGCGCTCGGCGCCTATGTGTGGGACGGAGAATTCGACATATGGCTGCTGCTGCTCACGCTGATCGGCTCGGGCGCGGCTCATCTGTTTTCGAATATGATCAACGACCTCTGGGATTATAAAAACGGCACGGACGAAGCTGCGAAAAATACGGCGGACGCGATCGGCACGAATTCGGGCTATTTGACGAACGGCGTATGGAGCATGCGCACGTTTGCCGCGGTCACTTGGGGATTGTTCGCGATCGCCGCCGCAAGCGGCGTTGCACTGGCTTTCCTTTCCGGCATTTGGGCGTTTGTCTTCGGGGCGTTGGGCGGACTCATCGCCTATTTCTACGTAGCGCCGCCGATCCGTTTCGGCTACCGGGGCAAGGGCTATAGCGAGATCGCGATTTTGCTCGCTTTTGGCGTGCTGCCGGTGCTCGGCTCCTACTATGTACAGACGTCCACGTTCGATTACAGGGCGATCCTGCTGTCGCTTCCGATCGGTCTGCTTACGACGCTGATTTTGTTTAACCATCACTTTCTTCATTGGCAGGCGGACCGGGCCGCGGGTAAGCGTACGTTGGTCGTCGTTTGGGGCGAACGCCGCGCCTTGCAATTTTCCAGGCTGCTGCTCGGTCTCGCGGCACTGTCGCTGATCGCGGCGGCGTTCGCGGGCGCATTGCCCGTTTATGCGCTCGTCGGTCTGATCACCGCGATTCCGCTGTATCTGACTTACGGCCGCCTGCAGGATCAGAACAGCTCGCGGGCGTATTTGCCGCTGATGGGCGCTTCCGTGCGCGCCGCCAATCGCTGCGGCTCCGTTCTTATCGTATGTCTGATTGTTCAGGGCCTCATCCAATAA
- the recO gene encoding DNA repair protein RecO has protein sequence MLYRTEGIVIRSIDHGEGNKIVTILSPSIGKQGIVIRGARKPKSRYASLAQLFTLGDFSFYKGGGLGSLNSGEIIDSYRGLREGLDQAAYASYLVELCDRAIQDEDAGAFLYHQLHAGLTAISEGKDPRIVARLFEMKIAAIAGYAPMLDACANCGREDGTFYFSAAGGGALCALCRHRDPRAMELEDGVWKLLRVFSAMDMRRLGNIAVKESTAKQLETVMRRWFDHHMALNLKSRHFLDQWERGEDFFKPVP, from the coding sequence TTGCTTTATCGGACGGAAGGCATCGTCATCCGCAGTATCGATCACGGAGAAGGCAACAAGATCGTCACGATCCTGTCGCCGTCTATTGGCAAGCAGGGCATCGTCATCCGCGGCGCCCGCAAACCGAAAAGCCGTTACGCATCGCTCGCCCAGCTGTTTACGCTCGGCGATTTTTCCTTTTACAAGGGCGGCGGTCTCGGCAGTCTGAACAGCGGCGAGATTATCGATTCGTATAGAGGGCTCAGAGAAGGATTGGATCAAGCCGCCTATGCCTCTTACCTGGTCGAATTGTGCGACCGCGCCATTCAGGACGAGGATGCGGGCGCGTTCCTTTATCATCAGCTGCATGCAGGATTAACCGCGATATCGGAAGGCAAGGATCCTCGTATTGTCGCGCGGCTGTTCGAGATGAAAATTGCGGCGATCGCGGGCTATGCGCCGATGCTGGACGCCTGCGCCAACTGCGGGCGGGAGGACGGGACTTTTTATTTCAGCGCCGCCGGAGGCGGTGCATTATGCGCGTTATGCCGTCACCGCGATCCGAGGGCGATGGAGCTGGAGGACGGCGTATGGAAGCTGCTCCGCGTCTTTTCGGCGATGGATATGCGAAGACTGGGCAACATTGCCGTGAAGGAGTCGACGGCCAAGCAGCTGGAGACGGTCATGCGCCGTTGGTTCGATCACCATATGGCGCTCAATCTGAAGTCCCGGCATTTTTTGGATCAGTGGGAGCGGGGCGAAGATTTTTTCAAACCGGTACCCTGA
- a CDS encoding YqzL family protein has translation MRDFTWHVFTQTGDIEAYLLYKEMIQPGAAGLASEEPAPEGEREESGAGA, from the coding sequence ATGCGGGACTTCACGTGGCACGTGTTTACGCAGACCGGCGATATCGAAGCCTACCTGCTTTACAAGGAAATGATTCAGCCCGGAGCCGCCGGCCTGGCGTCGGAAGAACCGGCTCCAGAGGGCGAAAGGGAAGAGAGCGGAGCGGGAGCCTAA
- the era gene encoding GTPase Era, with translation MSETKGKFKSGFVAIVGRPNVGKSTLMNQVIGQKIAIMSDKPQTTRNKIHGVYTTEDKQIVFLDTPGIHKSNSKLGDFMVKSALGALEEVEAILFLTDVSEELGGGDRFIIEQLKKVNTPVFLVLNKIDKVQPEALLPIIDKYSKLHSFTEVVPVSARDGNNVNTLLEQIGRYLPDGPMYYPADQITDHPEQFICAELIREKILQTTCEEIPHSIAVEIESMGTGDNGVVNIGAVIYVERPSQKGIIIGKNGAALKEVGKRARHDMERLLGSKIFLELWVKVKEDWRNRESVLKTLGFRHD, from the coding sequence ATGAGCGAGACAAAAGGAAAATTCAAGTCGGGCTTCGTCGCCATCGTCGGCAGGCCGAACGTAGGCAAGTCGACGCTGATGAACCAAGTGATCGGCCAGAAGATCGCCATCATGAGCGACAAACCGCAGACGACCCGCAACAAGATTCACGGCGTCTATACGACGGAAGACAAACAGATCGTGTTTCTCGATACGCCGGGCATTCACAAGTCGAATTCCAAGCTCGGAGATTTCATGGTCAAGTCGGCGCTCGGGGCGCTCGAAGAGGTCGAAGCGATCCTGTTCCTGACCGATGTATCGGAGGAACTAGGCGGCGGCGACCGCTTTATTATCGAGCAGCTCAAAAAGGTGAATACGCCCGTCTTCCTCGTGCTGAACAAAATCGACAAGGTGCAGCCCGAAGCGCTGCTTCCGATCATCGACAAATACAGCAAGCTCCATAGCTTCACCGAGGTCGTGCCCGTATCGGCCCGCGACGGCAACAACGTGAATACGCTCCTCGAGCAGATCGGCAGATACCTGCCAGACGGTCCGATGTATTATCCCGCCGACCAGATCACGGATCATCCCGAGCAGTTCATCTGCGCGGAGCTCATCCGCGAGAAGATCCTGCAGACGACTTGCGAGGAGATCCCGCATTCTATCGCCGTCGAGATCGAGAGCATGGGAACCGGGGATAACGGCGTCGTGAACATCGGCGCGGTCATCTACGTGGAGCGGCCTTCGCAAAAGGGCATTATCATCGGCAAAAACGGCGCCGCGCTCAAAGAGGTCGGAAAACGCGCGAGACACGATATGGAGAGATTGCTGGGGTCCAAGATTTTCCTGGAGCTTTGGGTTAAGGTCAAGGAAGATTGGCGCAACCGGGAGTCGGTGCTGAAGACGCTTGGCTTCCGGCACGACTAG
- the cdd gene encoding cytidine deaminase — MGDINIEAIGWTPQQLLAEAAKAMEKAYVPYSGFRVGAALVDGTGAVHYGCNIENAAYSPGNCAERTALFRAIADGHAPGSFRAIAVTGRTDAPITPCGVCRQVLVELGGPDMPVIMGNTNGDVSIMTVAELLPGAFTPARLAEGRNAE, encoded by the coding sequence ATGGGGGACATCAATATAGAGGCGATCGGCTGGACGCCGCAGCAGCTGCTGGCGGAGGCGGCCAAGGCGATGGAGAAGGCTTACGTGCCTTATTCGGGCTTCAGGGTCGGCGCGGCGCTGGTCGATGGCACCGGCGCGGTCCATTACGGCTGCAACATCGAGAACGCGGCATACAGCCCCGGCAACTGCGCGGAGCGCACGGCGCTGTTCCGCGCGATCGCGGACGGCCATGCGCCGGGCAGCTTCCGGGCCATTGCGGTGACGGGCCGGACCGACGCGCCGATCACGCCTTGCGGCGTCTGCCGGCAGGTGCTCGTCGAGCTTGGCGGACCGGACATGCCGGTCATTATGGGCAATACTAACGGAGACGTATCGATTATGACGGTCGCCGAGCTGCTGCCCGGCGCATTTACGCCGGCGAGGCTGGCGGAGGGAAGGAACGCAGAATGA
- a CDS encoding diacylglycerol kinase family protein — MSRNQSEPASFRHALAGIAYALRTEPHMRFHLAASAVVLIVAAWLRLPRGDWMWLLAACTAVLCAELVNTAVERAVDHASLQRSELAKAAKDTAAGAVLIASVFAAAVGLIVLLPPLWERLSG, encoded by the coding sequence GTGAGCCGCAACCAGTCCGAGCCGGCGTCCTTCCGGCATGCGCTGGCGGGAATCGCGTACGCGCTGCGGACAGAGCCGCATATGCGGTTCCATCTGGCGGCGAGCGCGGTCGTGCTGATCGTCGCCGCCTGGCTTCGGCTGCCGCGCGGGGACTGGATGTGGCTGCTCGCAGCCTGCACGGCCGTGCTTTGCGCGGAGCTGGTCAATACGGCCGTGGAGCGCGCGGTCGATCATGCCTCCCTGCAGCGGAGCGAGCTGGCAAAAGCGGCCAAGGACACGGCGGCGGGGGCGGTATTGATCGCTTCGGTATTCGCCGCAGCCGTGGGTTTGATCGTGCTTCTGCCGCCCCTATGGGAGCGGCTCTCGGGTTAA
- the ybeY gene encoding rRNA maturation RNase YbeY produces the protein MSLKLEWVDEREEASAGEEGWPSLLTDLLNEAGAAEGVLSGIVTLTLTDNEGIRELNRTYRNLDKATDVLSFPMRQQGAEEFEILYEDDYETATVDISNGDEDDGMSADEELQAGAGRIEELLGDIVISVPRMHEQAVEYGHSAERELGFLFVHGFLHLLGYDHGTEEEEREMFAKQEAILAKAGLTR, from the coding sequence ATGAGCCTGAAGCTGGAATGGGTGGACGAGCGCGAGGAAGCATCGGCAGGCGAAGAGGGGTGGCCGTCCCTTTTGACGGATCTGCTGAACGAAGCGGGAGCGGCCGAGGGCGTCTTAAGCGGGATCGTCACGCTGACGCTGACGGACAACGAGGGCATCCGCGAACTGAACCGGACGTACCGGAATCTGGACAAGGCGACGGACGTGCTGTCGTTTCCGATGCGGCAGCAGGGCGCGGAGGAATTCGAAATTTTGTACGAGGACGATTACGAGACGGCGACGGTCGATATCTCAAATGGCGATGAAGACGACGGGATGTCTGCCGACGAGGAGCTGCAGGCTGGCGCCGGCCGCATCGAGGAACTGCTCGGAGACATCGTGATCTCGGTGCCGCGGATGCACGAGCAGGCCGTGGAATACGGGCATAGCGCCGAGCGCGAGCTTGGCTTCCTGTTCGTGCACGGCTTCCTCCACCTGCTGGGCTACGATCACGGCACGGAGGAAGAGGAGCGGGAGATGTTCGCCAAGCAGGAAGCGATACTCGCCAAGGCGGGCCTGACGCGGTGA
- a CDS encoding HD family phosphohydrolase: MNRTRSGPAGILSSFAAAGWKQSAAVKGLLLLAFVLLFYFSLSTRLVPETYDITLGAKSEHDIKAPHQATDEKATLKAQEEAAEKIGAIYPYVALHNENLIDSILVRIDQLNQDDQVTLEQKIEIYRTELPDRVDQFIDTFISTNSGSGVYSASLFGEMKKAVQAQAYRIPEETFYKLPKLTTEQIAEMRTVGRDVVRRLMADPITDAEAARAKVAELVNGSSLTLKTQREIVQELSRFVLTPNKFYDKDATEEAKVQAKQNTPLVVIKQGDVIVKAGQVIDQESYERLDAFGLLQEQKTYWPQLGALMLAVLFMLALYSYAELTASAAKPAMKRTNVDWLMLLFIFAINILVMHLVALAHSEAWPYIIYIAPLALGSMLMTLLVDVQTAMVGSLLFTIHASIVMNVEQTSLFDFRYGFVAAVVLFTSVLAIHRASQRSAILKAGIMVSLFGSFAVTALTLVGPDPDRTQLVQSVGFMLASGLLTAVLVIGIMPFFEMTFGILSALKLVELSNPNHPLLRKLLTETPGTYHHSLMVGNLSEAAAESVGANGLLCRVGSFYHDVGKTKRPLYFIENQNGGDNPHDKLDPKVSASIIIAHARDGAEMLKAHKLPKQIRDIAEQHHGTTFLKFFYYKAVKQAEQEGVENEWTEDDFRYPGPKAQSKEAAIVGIADSVEAAVRSLGAPTVEQVESIIAKIIKDRLDDGQLSECDLTVRELNQIAETLKTTVIGMFHSRIKYPEESAVKKETDKKEREA, from the coding sequence ATGAATCGGACACGAAGCGGCCCGGCGGGTATTTTATCTTCCTTTGCTGCTGCAGGATGGAAGCAGAGCGCGGCGGTCAAGGGACTGCTGCTGCTCGCGTTCGTCCTGCTGTTTTATTTCAGCCTGTCGACGCGCCTCGTGCCGGAGACTTACGATATCACGCTGGGCGCAAAAAGCGAGCACGACATCAAGGCGCCGCACCAGGCGACCGACGAGAAAGCGACGCTTAAGGCCCAGGAGGAAGCGGCCGAGAAGATCGGCGCCATCTATCCGTACGTGGCGCTGCACAACGAGAATCTCATCGACAGCATTCTCGTCCGCATCGACCAGCTTAACCAGGACGACCAGGTAACGCTGGAACAGAAGATCGAGATCTACCGCACCGAGCTGCCGGACCGGGTGGATCAATTTATCGATACGTTCATCAGCACGAACTCGGGCTCGGGCGTGTATTCCGCCAGCTTGTTCGGGGAGATGAAAAAAGCGGTGCAGGCGCAGGCCTACAGGATTCCCGAAGAGACCTTTTACAAGCTGCCCAAGCTCACGACGGAGCAGATCGCAGAGATGCGTACGGTGGGCCGCGACGTCGTCCGCAGGCTGATGGCCGATCCGATTACGGACGCCGAAGCCGCGCGCGCCAAGGTGGCGGAGCTCGTCAACGGCAGCTCGCTGACGCTCAAGACACAGCGGGAGATCGTGCAGGAGCTGTCGCGGTTCGTCCTGACGCCCAACAAGTTCTACGACAAGGACGCGACCGAGGAAGCCAAGGTGCAGGCCAAGCAGAACACGCCGCTTGTCGTCATCAAGCAAGGCGACGTGATCGTCAAGGCCGGACAGGTCATCGACCAGGAATCTTACGAGCGGCTCGACGCCTTCGGCCTTCTGCAGGAGCAGAAGACGTATTGGCCGCAGCTCGGCGCGCTTATGCTGGCGGTGCTGTTCATGCTCGCGCTCTATAGCTATGCGGAGCTGACGGCTTCGGCAGCCAAGCCTGCGATGAAGCGGACGAACGTCGACTGGCTGATGCTTTTATTCATTTTCGCCATCAATATACTGGTCATGCATCTGGTCGCGCTGGCGCACAGCGAGGCATGGCCCTATATCATCTATATCGCGCCGCTGGCGCTCGGCAGCATGCTGATGACGCTCCTCGTCGATGTCCAGACCGCGATGGTCGGTTCCTTGCTGTTCACGATTCACGCGAGCATCGTCATGAACGTCGAACAGACCAGCCTGTTCGATTTCCGCTATGGCTTCGTCGCCGCGGTCGTCCTGTTCACTTCCGTCCTCGCGATTCATCGGGCGAGCCAGCGTTCCGCCATCTTGAAGGCAGGAATTATGGTCAGCCTGTTCGGGTCGTTCGCGGTGACCGCCCTCACGCTGGTCGGCCCGGATCCGGATCGGACCCAGCTCGTCCAGTCGGTCGGCTTCATGCTGGCGAGCGGCCTATTGACCGCCGTGCTCGTGATCGGCATCATGCCGTTTTTCGAGATGACGTTCGGAATCTTGTCCGCGCTCAAGCTGGTGGAGCTGTCCAACCCGAACCATCCGCTCCTTCGCAAGCTGCTCACGGAGACGCCGGGGACGTACCACCACAGCCTGATGGTCGGCAACCTGTCCGAGGCGGCCGCGGAGTCGGTCGGCGCGAACGGCTTGCTATGCCGGGTGGGCTCCTTCTACCACGACGTCGGCAAGACGAAGCGGCCGCTCTATTTTATCGAGAATCAGAACGGCGGCGACAATCCGCACGACAAGCTCGACCCGAAGGTCAGCGCGTCGATCATTATCGCGCACGCCCGCGACGGCGCGGAGATGCTGAAGGCGCACAAGCTGCCCAAGCAGATCCGCGACATTGCGGAGCAGCACCACGGCACGACTTTTCTTAAGTTTTTCTACTATAAGGCGGTCAAGCAGGCAGAGCAGGAAGGCGTCGAGAACGAATGGACGGAGGACGACTTCCGTTATCCCGGTCCCAAGGCGCAGTCCAAGGAAGCGGCCATCGTCGGCATCGCGGACAGCGTCGAAGCCGCGGTGCGGTCGCTCGGGGCCCCGACGGTGGAGCAGGTCGAATCGATCATCGCCAAGATTATCAAGGATCGGCTCGACGACGGGCAGCTGAGCGAATGCGACTTGACGGTGCGCGAGCTTAACCAGATCGCCGAGACACTGAAGACGACCGTCATCGGCATGTTCCATTCGCGGATCAAATATCCGGAAGAAAGCGCCGTAAAAAAAGAGACGGACAAAAAGGAGAGGGAAGCATGA
- a CDS encoding PhoH family protein: MTDSRRFITIPLRNAAEGLALFGPQDKYLRMIQQETAAVIHSRDAEITVEGEESDLRSLQQFFDTVLQLIRSGLTVGERDVRYAFELAREMKADQLLALFQGEITTTFRGKPIAPKTLGQRHYITMIRKKDIVFGIGPAGTGKTYLAVVSAVAALKEGRVKRILLTRPAVEAGENLGFLPGDMQEKVDPYLRPLYDALNDVLGPEGVAKALERGMIEIAPLAYMRGRTLDDSYVILDEAQNTTGEQMKMFLTRLGFGSRMVITGDVTQIDLPKGKKSGLNEAQRILKDIPEIGLVYFSEQDVVRHALVQKIIVAYQKDDETNT; this comes from the coding sequence TTGACAGACAGCAGGCGGTTCATTACGATTCCTCTCCGCAACGCAGCGGAGGGACTGGCTTTGTTCGGTCCGCAGGACAAGTATCTGCGCATGATTCAACAGGAGACGGCAGCCGTTATCCATTCCCGCGACGCGGAGATTACCGTCGAGGGCGAGGAGAGCGACCTGCGGTCTCTTCAGCAATTTTTCGACACAGTCCTTCAGTTGATCCGCAGCGGCCTCACCGTCGGGGAGCGCGACGTGCGCTACGCCTTCGAGCTGGCGCGCGAGATGAAGGCTGACCAATTGCTGGCGCTGTTCCAGGGCGAGATTACGACGACGTTCAGAGGCAAGCCGATCGCCCCCAAGACGCTCGGCCAACGCCATTACATTACGATGATCCGCAAGAAAGACATCGTGTTCGGCATCGGACCCGCCGGTACCGGCAAGACCTATCTGGCCGTCGTATCCGCCGTGGCGGCGCTGAAGGAAGGACGCGTCAAGCGCATTCTGCTCACCCGTCCCGCCGTGGAAGCAGGGGAGAATCTCGGTTTTCTTCCCGGCGATATGCAAGAAAAGGTCGACCCGTACCTGCGACCGCTTTACGATGCGCTTAACGACGTGCTCGGTCCCGAGGGCGTCGCCAAGGCGCTGGAGCGGGGCATGATCGAGATCGCGCCGCTCGCGTATATGCGCGGCCGTACGCTCGACGATTCTTACGTCATTCTCGACGAGGCGCAGAATACGACCGGCGAGCAGATGAAGATGTTTCTGACGCGGCTCGGCTTCGGCTCCCGGATGGTCATCACCGGCGACGTAACGCAGATCGACCTGCCCAAGGGCAAGAAGTCCGGCCTGAACGAAGCGCAGCGCATTCTGAAGGATATTCCCGAGATCGGCCTCGTGTACTTCTCCGAGCAGGACGTCGTGCGTCATGCGCTCGTGCAGAAGATCATCGTGGCCTATCAGAAGGACGACGAGACAAATACGTAA
- the yqfD gene encoding sporulation protein YqfD: MKGQWISFIRGSVRVRLVGGDSRIFLNAAGSNRIELWDIAYDRDGRLSFWVSVPDFFSLRPILRMAGARPRVLERRGLPFKLGRLSRRKTFAGGLLFFIVALFALSTLVWDVQIRTDDTVPEAEIRKAAAAEGIRPLQWSPRLPDATELAHRLARRLPDAAWVGVEKSGTRYVINVIRSNKPEVKKESGPSDLIAKADAVVTRIVAESGKPKVSRNTRVRKGEVLISGQLGEADRVKLVASEGEVRGLVWYEYGIVSPLARSTNYYTGDSAERTYLVIGNRALQTSGYGQEPYAVSNTFADWRTFKWGNWTLPFAVLKEKELAVEKRSERLTSEAAREAGLAQARAEALSAAGNDAVIKAEKILHEQTENGKVMIRVLFEIEQSIAVRRPIATDSNMQGE, from the coding sequence TTGAAGGGTCAATGGATAAGTTTTATACGCGGCAGCGTGCGCGTCAGACTCGTCGGCGGAGACAGCCGAATCTTTTTGAACGCGGCCGGCTCGAACCGGATCGAGCTGTGGGATATTGCTTACGACCGGGATGGACGCCTATCGTTTTGGGTTTCCGTGCCCGACTTTTTCTCGCTGCGGCCGATTCTTCGTATGGCGGGCGCCCGTCCGCGCGTGCTGGAACGCCGGGGCCTGCCGTTCAAGCTCGGCCGCTTGTCCAGGCGCAAGACGTTTGCGGGCGGCCTGCTGTTTTTTATCGTAGCGCTGTTTGCGCTGTCTACGCTCGTTTGGGACGTGCAGATCCGCACGGACGATACGGTCCCAGAGGCGGAGATCCGCAAGGCAGCGGCCGCGGAAGGCATCCGGCCGCTGCAATGGTCGCCCCGTCTGCCGGACGCTACGGAGCTGGCGCACCGGCTCGCGCGCAGGCTGCCCGACGCGGCATGGGTGGGCGTAGAAAAAAGCGGGACCCGCTACGTTATCAACGTCATTCGGTCGAACAAGCCCGAAGTAAAAAAGGAGAGCGGGCCCAGCGACCTGATTGCGAAGGCGGACGCCGTCGTGACGCGGATCGTCGCGGAGAGCGGCAAGCCGAAGGTCTCGCGCAATACGCGCGTGCGCAAGGGAGAAGTGCTGATCTCCGGACAGCTCGGGGAAGCGGACCGGGTCAAGCTGGTCGCTTCGGAAGGCGAAGTGCGCGGGCTTGTCTGGTACGAATACGGCATCGTATCGCCGCTTGCGCGGAGCACGAATTATTATACGGGCGATTCGGCGGAGCGGACCTATCTCGTCATCGGGAACCGCGCGTTGCAGACGAGCGGCTACGGCCAGGAGCCGTACGCGGTATCCAATACGTTCGCGGATTGGCGGACGTTCAAATGGGGGAACTGGACGCTGCCCTTTGCCGTTCTGAAGGAAAAGGAGCTGGCGGTCGAAAAACGGAGCGAGCGCCTGACGTCCGAGGCGGCGAGAGAAGCGGGACTGGCGCAAGCACGGGCGGAAGCGTTGTCCGCAGCGGGCAATGACGCCGTCATCAAGGCGGAAAAAATTTTGCATGAACAAACGGAGAATGGTAAAGTGATGATACGTGTACTGTTTGAAATTGAACAATCGATTGCCGTACGGCGCCCGATCGCGACCGATTCCAATATGCAGGGGGAATGA
- the yqfC gene encoding sporulation protein YqfC has product MPRVGRKLRKWTARVLDLPQDVVLDVPRITMIAGLQLTVENHRGVLHFSQDRLRLAMDRGELEIVGSDLVIRLIGGEEVFVEGKITGVLLHQGD; this is encoded by the coding sequence ATGCCGCGTGTCGGACGCAAGCTGCGCAAATGGACGGCCCGCGTTCTCGATTTGCCGCAGGACGTCGTATTGGACGTGCCGCGGATTACGATGATCGCGGGACTCCAGCTGACGGTGGAAAATCACCGGGGCGTGCTTCACTTTTCGCAGGATCGGCTGCGGCTCGCGATGGACCGCGGCGAGCTGGAGATCGTCGGGAGCGATCTCGTCATCCGGCTCATCGGCGGCGAGGAAGTGTTCGTCGAAGGGAAAATAACCGGCGTACTGCTGCATCAGGGCGATTGA